In Zalophus californianus isolate mZalCal1 chromosome 17, mZalCal1.pri.v2, whole genome shotgun sequence, one DNA window encodes the following:
- the CIAPIN1 gene encoding anamorsin: protein MADYGISAGQFVAVVWDKSSPVEALKDLVDKLQTLTGNEGQVSVENINQLLQSAHKESSFDIILSGVIPGSTTLHSAEILAEMARILRPGGSLFLREPVETAVVNNSKVRTTSKLGSALTLSGLVEVKELQRESLSPEELQSVQEHLDYQSDSLLSVSITGKKPNFEVGSSSQLKLSLAKKTSPPVKPAVDPAAAKLWTLSANDMEDESVDLIDSDELLDPEDFKKPDPASLRAPSCGEGKKRKACKNCTCGLAEELEKEKSREQASSQPKSACGNCYLGDAFRCASCPYLGMPAFRPGEQVLLSSTNLSDA, encoded by the exons ATGGCAGATTATGGGATCTCAGCTGGCCAGTTTGTGGCCGTGGTCTGGGATAAGTCATCCCCTGTGGAGGCTCTGAAAGATCTGGTGGATAAGCTTCAAACGTTAACCGGCAATGAAGGCCAAGTGTCTGTGGAAAACATCAACCAGCTGTTGCAAT cTGCCCACAAAGAATCTAGCTTTGACATTATTTTGTCGGGTGTAATTCCTGGAAGTACCACTCTGCACAGCGCTGAGATTTTGGCTGAGATGGCCCGGATCCTGCGGCCTGGCGGAAGTCTTTTTCTGAGAGAGCCAGTAGAGACAGCTGTAG TTAACAATAGCAAAGTGAGGACTACCTCTAAGCTGGGTTCGGCCCTGACTCTTTCCGGCCTCGTGGAAGTGAAAGAG CTGCAGCGGGAGTCCTTGAGCCCCGAAGAGTTACAGTCTGTCCAAGAACACCTGGATTACCAAAGCGACAGCTTGCTCTCTGTGAGCATCACAGGCAAAAAACCCAACTTTGAAGTGGGTTCTTCTAGTCAACTGAAGCTTTCTCTTGCCAAGAAGACTTCTCCTCCAG TGAAGCCCGCCGTGGACCCTGCCGCGGCCAAGCTCTGGACCCTGTCAGCCAACGACATGGAGGATGAGAGCGTG GATCTCATTGACTCAGACGAGCTGCTGGATCCAGAGGATTTTAAGAAGCCAGATCCAGCTTCCCTGCGGGCTCCTTCAtgtggggaagggaaaaagaggaaagccTGCAAGAATTG CACCTGTGGCCTCGCGGAAGAACTGGAAAAAGAGAAGTCAAGGGAACAGGCGAGCTCCCAGCCCAAGTCGGCTTGTGGAAAT TGCTACCTGGGCGATGCTTTCCGCTGCGCCAGCTGCCCCTACCTCGGGATGCCGGCCTTCAGACCCGGGGAGCAGGTGCTCCTGAGCAGCACCAACCTCAGTGACGCCTAG
- the LOC118356437 gene encoding nuclear transport factor 2: MGDKPIWEQIGSSFIQHYYQLFDNDRTQLGAIYIDASCLTWEGQQFQGKAAIVEKLSSLPFQKIQHSITAQDHQPTPDSCIISMVVGQLKADEDPIMGFHQMFLLKNINDAWVCTNDMFRLALHNFG, encoded by the coding sequence ATGGGAGACAAGCCAATTTGGGAGCAGATTGGATCCAGCTTCATTCAACATTACTACCAGTTATTTGATAACGACAGAACCCAACTAGGCGCAATTTATATTGACGCATCATGCCTTACGTGGGAAGGACAGCAGTTCCAGGGGAAAGCTGCCATTGTGGAGAAGTTGTCTAGCCTTCCGTTCCAGAAAATCCAGCACAGCATCACGGCACAGGACCATCAGCCCACGCCAGATAGCTGCATCATCAGCATGGTTGTGGGCCAGCTCAAGGCTGATGAAGACCCCATCATGGGGTTCCACCAGATGTTCCTATTAAAGAACATCAACGATGCTTGGGTTTGCACCAATGACATGTTCAGGCTTGCCCTGCACAACTTTGGCTGA
- the CCL17 gene encoding C-C motif chemokine 17: MTPLKMLLLVMLLLGASLQVTHAVRGTNVGRECCLEYFKGAIPLKRLKMWYKTSRECPKKAIVLVTVHNKSICSDPKDRKVKKAVRYLKSMRDPGLQES; the protein is encoded by the exons ATGACTCCCCTGAAGATGCTGCTCCTGGTCATGCTCCTCCTGGGGGCTTCTCTTCAGGTCACCCACGCAG TGCGAGGGACCAATGTGGGCCGGGAGTGCTGCCTCGAGTACTTCAAAGGAGCCATTCCTCTCAAAAGGCTGAAAATGTGGTACAAGACCTCAAGGGAGTGTCCCAAGAAAGCCATCGT GCTTGTAACTGTCCACAACAAGTCCATCTGTTCAGACCCCAAGGACAGGAAGGTGAAGAAGGCAGtcagatatttaaaaagcatGCGGGACCCTGGGCTCCAAGAATCCTGA